The bacterium genome window below encodes:
- a CDS encoding DUF445 domain-containing protein, producing MKRTTLLAPVSLLTATLLFFITLPFEQAFLGGLLHAFAEAAMIGGLADWFAVVALFRHPFGLRIPHTAIIPKHRAKLTGGIIDMVQNRWLTKETILEHFSSWSISSALLRALEREENRASLLRFLRGVLAELLRDVEDERLARNIGAMLRTHVQTDDLLRWMRAAATRGIEGGWHRALFTHAIGQAASWLETPDVRRVIITQLRRVAEDYADNPLRRLGKWMAESTNTLNYDDLAEAIVATLNEELRRMQEDEAHPARADFERWLTGAVATLEDNGLLREHVHAWRMEMFEGEQATELLRAPIARVRDWLLRDIEAEHSIIMQQIAAAMDRGLQRFGSNPDAQARVDTWLRERAADIVERYHGEIGAIVERNLARLDDEQLVRQIEEKVGGDLQFIRVNGAVVGGMVGAIIYLFKYFVM from the coding sequence ATGAAACGCACGACACTGCTCGCACCGGTGTCGCTTCTCACCGCGACACTGCTTTTTTTTATCACGCTGCCATTCGAACAGGCGTTCCTGGGCGGACTGCTGCATGCGTTCGCCGAGGCTGCGATGATCGGGGGACTGGCTGACTGGTTTGCCGTCGTCGCGCTGTTTCGTCATCCCTTCGGTCTTCGCATTCCCCATACGGCCATCATCCCCAAGCATCGCGCCAAGCTGACCGGGGGCATCATCGACATGGTGCAGAACCGCTGGCTCACCAAGGAAACCATACTCGAGCATTTTTCTTCCTGGAGCATCTCCTCGGCACTGCTCAGGGCTCTTGAACGCGAGGAAAACCGGGCCTCGCTGCTGCGCTTTCTACGCGGCGTTCTTGCCGAGCTGCTGCGTGATGTTGAGGACGAGCGCCTGGCACGAAACATCGGCGCCATGCTGCGCACACACGTCCAGACCGACGATCTGCTCCGCTGGATGCGTGCCGCTGCGACGCGCGGCATCGAAGGCGGTTGGCACCGTGCACTGTTCACGCATGCCATCGGACAGGCAGCGAGCTGGCTGGAGACGCCGGATGTGCGCCGCGTCATCATCACGCAGCTGCGCAGGGTGGCGGAGGACTATGCGGACAATCCTCTTCGTCGCCTCGGCAAGTGGATGGCCGAGAGTACGAACACCCTCAACTATGACGATCTTGCCGAAGCCATCGTTGCCACGCTGAACGAGGAGCTGCGCCGCATGCAGGAAGATGAGGCGCATCCGGCGCGCGCTGATTTCGAGCGCTGGCTGACCGGCGCTGTCGCGACGCTGGAAGACAACGGCCTGCTGCGCGAGCATGTGCATGCATGGCGCATGGAAATGTTCGAGGGAGAACAGGCGACGGAACTGCTGCGGGCACCGATTGCACGTGTGCGCGACTGGCTGCTGCGCGATATCGAGGCGGAACACTCCATCATCATGCAGCAGATCGCCGCTGCGATGGACCGTGGACTCCAGCGCTTTGGATCCAATCCCGATGCGCAGGCGCGGGTGGATACATGGTTGCGTGAGCGGGCGGCGGATATCGTCGAGCGCTATCATGGAGAAATCGGCGCTATTGTCGAACGCAACCTCGCCCGTCTCGACGACGAACAGCTGGTGCGGCAGATAGAAGAAAAGGTCGGCGGAGACCTCCAGTTCATCCGTGTCAACGGCGCCGTGGTCGGGGGAATGGTGGGTGCGATCATTTATCTTTTCAAATATTTCGTGATGTAG
- a CDS encoding RNA methyltransferase, with amino-acid sequence MQLQHIDTLDLPELEPYRTLRERTQHWKGDHVVAEGEKAVRALLQSELVPISLLMNQSWLHALEPLLQDQRYAATTVYLGDDALLDGIVGFSLHQRLLAAAPQPPNPTLEDLRGGAHGRKVHVALEGLADAENMGMILRNCAAFGVGSMVVGSDSCSPYLRRSVRVSLGNVFSLRIHRCEHLLETLQRCREELGWRIVGTTPRGGAHVLREQREMGGEICLLFGSEAEGLTPEALALCDEQFTIPMRGGVDSINVANAVAVSLYEATRHG; translated from the coding sequence ATGCAGCTGCAGCACATCGATACACTCGACCTCCCGGAACTGGAACCCTACCGCACCCTGCGCGAGCGCACGCAGCACTGGAAAGGCGATCATGTCGTCGCCGAAGGAGAAAAAGCTGTGCGCGCACTGCTGCAATCCGAGCTCGTGCCGATTTCGCTGTTGATGAACCAATCATGGCTGCATGCGCTCGAACCTCTGCTGCAGGATCAGCGCTACGCCGCCACGACAGTGTATCTCGGTGATGACGCGCTGCTCGATGGCATCGTCGGCTTTTCCCTGCATCAGAGACTGCTTGCCGCCGCGCCGCAGCCTCCGAATCCCACACTCGAGGATCTGCGCGGTGGCGCACACGGCAGGAAGGTTCACGTGGCGCTGGAGGGACTGGCGGATGCGGAAAATATGGGGATGATACTGCGGAATTGTGCGGCGTTCGGCGTCGGCAGCATGGTGGTGGGAAGTGACAGCTGCAGTCCCTATTTGCGGCGTAGCGTGCGCGTATCGCTGGGCAATGTGTTCTCGCTGCGCATTCACCGCTGTGAACATCTGCTCGAAACGCTGCAGCGCTGCAGGGAGGAACTCGGCTGGCGCATTGTCGGGACAACACCGCGGGGTGGTGCGCACGTTCTGCGTGAGCAGCGGGAGATGGGTGGAGAAATCTGTCTGCTGTTCGGGAGCGAGGCGGAAGGACTGACCCCTGAAGCGCTGGCGTTGTGCGATGAACAATTCACCATTCCCATGCGCGGCGGGGTTGACAGCATCAATGTCGCCAATGCCGTCGCCGTGTCGCTGTATGAAGCGACACGGCACGGCTGA